From a single Nymphaea colorata isolate Beijing-Zhang1983 chromosome 4, ASM883128v2, whole genome shotgun sequence genomic region:
- the LOC116253458 gene encoding uncharacterized protein LOC116253458, protein MVSALSFRLPNFIPFSHRHKHHSFLAGSPLIRRSKPPPTTTISPLAYVTASSANLTRPLRVAVVGGGPAGASAAEALASGGIETYLLERNPSNAKPCGGAIPLCMIDEFGIPPEILDRRVTRMRIISPSNLTIDFGKTLQPHEFIGMLRRERLDAFLRQRAQHSGASLLHGLFLDLDCPKKANEPYLLHYTAHGSRTTLEVDAVIGADGANSRVAKSISAGDYSYAIAFQERMKLPEEKMAYYENLAEMYVGDDVSPDFYGWVFPKCDHVAVGTGTMMAKPQIKRFQSGIRQRVAPKIAGGEVIKVEAHPIPEHPRPRRVVGRVALVGDAAGYVTKCSGEGIYFAAKSGRMCGQAIVKGSDNGRKAIDEKMLKTLYLKQWDDAYYPTFRFLDILQGFFYSCNEDREALVELCGDEYVQRMTFQSYLYKTIAPGNPVQDLKLAFKTVGTLMRAKFLGYEMKMLVGKKA, encoded by the exons ATGGTGTCTGCCCTTTCCTTCCGACTTCCCAACTTCATACCCTTCTCTCACCGCCATAAACACCACTCTTTCCTCGCTGGCTCCCCGCTCATCCGCCGCTCAAAACCCCCACCAACAACCACCATTTCCCCTCTGGCGTACGTTACTGCCTCCTCTGCAAACCTTACTCGCCCCCTCCGTGTGGCGGTAGTCGGTGGCGGTCCGGCGGGAGCCTCCGCGGCCGAGGCGCTCGCTTCAGGCGGCATCGAAACTTACCTCCTGGAACGCAATCCTTCGAACGCCAAGCCCTGTGGCGGCGCGATCCCTCTCTGCATGATCGACGAGTTCGGGATCCCGCCGGAGATACTCGACCGCCGGGTGACGCGGATGCGCATCATCTCCCCCTCCAACCTCACCATCGATTTTGGCAAGACCCTTCAGCCCCACGAGTTCATCGGCATGCTTCGCCGCGAGCGCCTCGACGCTTTTCTCCGCCAGAGGGCCCAGCACTCCGGAGCCTCTCTCCTTCACGGCCTCTTCCTCGATCTCGACTGCCCCAAGAAGGCCAACGAGCCCTACCTCCTCCACTATACCGCCCATGGCAGTCGCACGACTCTGGAGGTTGACGCAGTTATAGGTGCGGATGGAGCAAACAGCCGTGTCGCCAAATCTATCTCCGCCGGCGACTACTCGTACGCCATTGCCTTCCAG GAGCGGATGAAGCTGCCAGAAGAGAAGATGGCATACTACGAGAACCTCGCTGAGATGTATGTTGGAGATGATGTGTCACCGGACTTCTATGGATGGGTCTTCCCCAAATGCGACCATGTTGCAGTTGGCACAGGCACCATGATGGCGAAGCCCCAGATCAAGAGGTTTCAGAGTGGCATCAGGCAGAGGGTGGCACCCAAAATCGCTGGCGGAGAGGTCATCAAGGTGGAGGCTCACCCCATTCCAGAGCATCCCCGGCCGAGGCGGGTTGTCGGGAGGGTGGCACTGGTTGGAGATGCAGCTGGATATGTAACCAAGTGCTCGGGTGAGGGTATCTACTTTGCAGCGAAGTCGGGCCGAATGTGTGGGCAGGCCATTGTCAAGGGGTCCGACAATGGCAGGAAGGCGATAGATGAGAAGATGTTGAAGACTCTGTACCTTAAGCAGTGGGACGATGCGTATTATCCCACTTTTAGGTTCCTAGATATCTTGCAGGGATTCTTCTATAGCTGCAACGAGGACAGGGAAGCATTGGTGGAGCTGTGTGGGGACGAATACGTGCAGAGAATGACTTTCCAGAGCTACCTCTACAAGACGATCGCTCCGGGGAACCCGGTGCAAGATTTGAAATTAGCTTTCAAGACGGTGGGGACCTTGATGAGGGCCAAGTTTTTGGGGTATGAGATGAAAATGTTGGTGGGAAAGAAGGCGTGA